Proteins encoded by one window of Synechococcus sp. MVIR-18-1:
- a CDS encoding Nif11-like leader peptide family natural product precursor, protein MSKSQLHAFIDRARNDKQFRSGLSSLNPKQIIDFAAENGFQFSDEIKGRFINRWKGVYFCPQAIEVGILCPGLVPDGYKNLLHYSQSTCSSSNLKEEEHDFRAGGIY, encoded by the coding sequence ATGTCTAAGTCTCAACTACATGCATTCATTGATCGAGCACGTAATGACAAGCAATTTCGCTCTGGGCTCTCATCATTAAATCCTAAACAGATCATAGATTTTGCCGCAGAGAATGGCTTTCAATTCTCAGATGAAATCAAAGGGAGATTTATCAACCGTTGGAAGGGAGTTTATTTTTGCCCTCAGGCTATTGAGGTTGGAATCCTATGTCCAGGATTAGTGCCAGATGGCTATAAAAATCTTCTTCACTATTCTCAATCTACATGTAGTTCTTCAAATCTTAAAGAAGAAGAGCATGATTTCAGAGCAGGCGGAATTTATTAG
- a CDS encoding AraC family transcriptional regulator yields MKARKAKEYVFSNLLGMETYCKNHYNEYYSTSNFSCNITQLSKGELQTSSICAPINNVHLEIFKSNQTLLYEEEANQNSIAFCWINNQGKKPGSNTIISGHKMKDLSIAGFNRLNKTGGNTWDIVGANTLLCCMSLKWKIMKEKIDKMNAYNAYARIEECIGIDSNSTASFQLKNLFEKHFTKGITTASGFYDLAIATLEDSCELQNQITERSESTELIEDLVKLLHEDRSGLPPLTIGEITKYLNSEQESVGQACISTFNMNILDLIKSIRLEQVKKSYLNPHVPRGLKQFTKQHNALYYGFKNWDSFQRLYFRTFLESPEDTIDKASKMSVLVSDLRRGSMS; encoded by the coding sequence ATGAAGGCAAGGAAGGCAAAAGAATATGTTTTCAGTAACTTGCTTGGAATGGAAACATATTGCAAGAATCATTATAATGAATATTATTCCACCTCGAATTTTTCTTGCAATATCACCCAGCTCAGCAAAGGTGAATTGCAAACGAGTTCGATATGCGCCCCGATTAATAATGTTCACCTTGAAATTTTTAAGTCAAATCAAACCTTGCTTTACGAAGAAGAAGCCAATCAAAATTCAATTGCATTTTGCTGGATAAATAATCAAGGCAAAAAGCCAGGCAGTAACACTATTATTAGTGGTCACAAGATGAAGGATTTAAGCATAGCAGGATTTAATCGTTTAAATAAAACTGGTGGCAATACATGGGATATTGTTGGGGCCAATACTCTCCTCTGCTGTATGAGCCTGAAGTGGAAAATAATGAAAGAAAAAATAGACAAAATGAATGCTTATAATGCATATGCAAGAATCGAAGAATGTATCGGCATTGATTCCAATAGCACGGCTAGCTTTCAGCTCAAAAATTTGTTTGAAAAGCATTTTACGAAAGGAATCACTACAGCTAGTGGATTTTATGATTTAGCCATTGCAACTTTAGAGGATTCTTGCGAGCTACAAAATCAGATCACCGAGAGATCTGAATCCACTGAACTGATAGAGGATCTTGTTAAATTATTGCATGAAGATAGATCAGGTTTGCCACCCTTGACGATTGGAGAAATTACTAAATACTTGAATTCTGAGCAAGAATCTGTAGGCCAAGCGTGTATATCTACCTTTAATATGAATATTCTTGATTTGATTAAAAGTATCCGTCTAGAGCAAGTCAAGAAGTCTTATCTAAATCCACACGTTCCCCGTGGCTTAAAGCAATTTACTAAACAGCATAATGCTTTATATTATGGGTTCAAAAATTGGGATTCTTTTCAACGACTGTATTTTAGGACTTTTCTAGAGAGTCCTGAAGACACAATTGATAAAGCAAGCAAGATGAGTGTTCTTGTTTCTGACTTGCGTAGAGGAAGTATGTCATGA
- a CDS encoding helix-turn-helix domain-containing protein, with amino-acid sequence MKIKFAYTDPLQLSETLQEYGQVTRISQLESGEGSYSMSHQKSTGMAIAEISASKPLLYEGWGTSWSVDFNWITPIRKANSPFGYCEGFDMNDNSLGGFNTFHSNPGDSWGKYSESCSSTACMLDKKILLDKLQECKASHAIDNLNQSMGLVIDHEAFTQLRKLTRRDLVKGISNPSKYYDLMTICLEEGNRRLFKKKQAKNQRLLGEIVDLAHDLDQMSSPMSLSDVCRHLNSGQASLYRVCQDYFGMGIIEMMTQVRLEEARRSMIYYSTTSDYDNNTIREIAIRFGFKHQGRFSRRYFTSFGELPSQTLKRSKLL; translated from the coding sequence ATGAAAATCAAATTTGCCTATACAGATCCATTGCAATTATCTGAGACTCTTCAGGAATATGGTCAAGTCACCAGAATTTCTCAACTTGAAAGTGGTGAAGGTAGTTATTCTATGTCTCATCAAAAATCAACTGGTATGGCTATTGCTGAGATCAGTGCCTCAAAACCCCTTCTATACGAGGGATGGGGTACAAGTTGGTCAGTTGATTTTAATTGGATAACACCAATTCGCAAAGCAAATTCTCCTTTTGGATACTGCGAAGGTTTTGACATGAATGATAATAGTCTTGGAGGTTTTAATACTTTTCATTCAAACCCAGGTGACTCATGGGGGAAATATTCTGAATCATGCTCTTCAACTGCATGTATGTTAGACAAGAAAATACTCCTCGATAAGCTTCAAGAATGCAAGGCAAGTCATGCTATTGATAATTTAAATCAATCCATGGGTTTAGTGATTGACCATGAAGCCTTCACGCAATTGCGGAAACTTACTCGAAGAGATCTTGTTAAAGGAATTTCTAATCCTTCTAAGTACTATGATTTAATGACTATCTGTCTCGAAGAAGGAAATCGTAGACTGTTTAAAAAGAAACAGGCAAAGAATCAGCGTTTGCTTGGTGAGATTGTTGATCTTGCACATGATCTTGATCAAATGAGCTCACCAATGTCCTTGTCAGACGTTTGTCGGCATTTAAACTCTGGCCAAGCTTCTTTATATCGAGTATGCCAAGATTACTTCGGCATGGGTATCATAGAAATGATGACTCAGGTAAGACTTGAAGAAGCCAGAAGATCAATGATTTATTATTCTACGACATCAGATTATGATAATAATACTATCCGTGAAATAGCAATTCGTTTTGGATTTAAGCATCAAGGTAGATTTTCGAGAAGGTACTTTACCAGTTTTGGAGAATTGCCAAGCCAAACACTTAAGCGCTCTAAGCTTTTATAA
- a CDS encoding plasmid partition protein ParG, which yields MRFLPKRVEFGKYGDLYELSKNLCSSRMKRITFELNDELHKKLKLLCYTESLSIGHILRQCVSDFCDKHDAHLIELIDKRSK from the coding sequence ATCCGATTCTTACCAAAAAGAGTAGAATTTGGAAAATATGGTGACCTTTACGAGTTATCGAAAAATTTATGTTCATCAAGAATGAAACGAATCACCTTTGAGTTGAATGATGAGCTTCATAAAAAGCTCAAGCTTCTTTGCTATACAGAGTCTTTATCTATAGGCCATATTCTTAGGCAATGTGTTTCGGACTTTTGCGATAAACATGATGCTCATTTGATTGAACTAATCGATAAGCGATCAAAGTAG
- a CDS encoding HEAT repeat domain-containing protein, whose product MAERFDILVHGMSESDASRLLFENTLNVKRPADRYFAATRLGLSATDASFELLLHAVEKLSVDELYDRITRRKSIEALGRRKDVRAIPTLVGVLNCTDSEAVINAITSLVRIGWQPLSDDIDLLLSLLNGEVTQMRAVIQAHTRLKIMNPKSHSVIYNLCSHESVLVSGAVRAYQARIYGRVDLLGPLIPQLTDLVAGKRRSAVIDLGDAGDESRLSDLVRAPVSMSLRAKSFFDIVDVNHSILTSENYTLLEQLLTDNPQYLDLKSEWQCDMNPNEIERNLSHRDEARQYGAALSLMTIDSQSCLEIVDSMQERLWSDYVTHYYLTCIIGLRRFHQKSDLVRAALSETTPQYTKSRIAAAWACLELELFDQMELIYELSNSAFWRPLRWTCQQVMARLVEKQQFNYQP is encoded by the coding sequence ATGGCTGAAAGGTTTGATATTCTTGTTCACGGGATGAGCGAAAGTGATGCCTCAAGGCTCTTGTTTGAGAATACTTTAAATGTTAAGAGACCCGCAGATCGTTATTTTGCTGCCACTAGGCTTGGCTTGAGCGCAACAGATGCATCATTTGAGTTACTTCTTCATGCTGTTGAGAAGCTTTCCGTCGATGAATTGTACGACAGGATTACGCGTAGAAAATCTATTGAAGCTCTTGGAAGGAGAAAAGATGTGCGAGCCATACCAACTTTAGTTGGTGTTTTGAATTGTACTGATAGCGAGGCTGTCATTAATGCAATTACTTCCTTGGTTCGCATTGGTTGGCAGCCACTCTCCGATGACATAGATCTACTCCTTTCACTCTTGAATGGCGAAGTTACGCAGATGCGTGCTGTTATTCAAGCTCATACCAGACTAAAAATTATGAATCCAAAATCTCATTCTGTCATCTACAATCTTTGTTCTCATGAGAGTGTCTTGGTTTCTGGTGCAGTACGCGCGTATCAGGCAAGGATATATGGAAGAGTTGATCTCTTAGGCCCTTTGATTCCACAGCTTACTGATTTAGTGGCTGGAAAAAGACGCTCGGCCGTGATTGATTTAGGTGATGCTGGTGATGAAAGCAGACTATCAGATTTGGTGCGTGCACCAGTTTCTATGTCTCTTAGGGCAAAAAGTTTTTTTGATATCGTTGATGTTAATCATTCAATTCTTACTTCTGAAAATTACACTCTGTTAGAACAGCTTTTAACTGACAATCCTCAATATCTTGATTTAAAATCTGAGTGGCAGTGTGATATGAATCCTAATGAAATAGAGAGGAATCTCAGTCATAGAGACGAAGCGCGTCAATATGGTGCGGCATTGAGCCTCATGACTATCGATTCTCAGAGTTGTCTTGAAATAGTTGATAGTATGCAAGAAAGGCTTTGGTCTGATTACGTTACTCACTATTACCTTACATGCATTATTGGTTTGCGCAGATTCCACCAAAAAAGTGATTTGGTTCGAGCTGCTCTTTCAGAAACAACTCCTCAATACACAAAATCAAGGATAGCGGCAGCTTGGGCTTGTCTCGAGCTAGAACTCTTTGATCAAATGGAGCTGATCTACGAACTTTCTAATTCTGCTTTTTGGAGGCCGCTTCGCTGGACTTGTCAACAGGTGATGGCACGGCTAGTTGAGAAGCAGCAGTTTAATTATCAACCTTAG
- the rpmA gene encoding 50S ribosomal protein L27 produces MAHKKGTGSTRNGRDSNSKRLGVKAYGGESVTAGSILIRQRGTSVMPGVNVGRGKDDTLFALTDGIVKFESIRRGLRNRKRITVAAAAQ; encoded by the coding sequence ATGGCCCACAAGAAAGGCACAGGTTCAACCCGCAACGGACGTGACTCCAATTCCAAACGCCTCGGCGTGAAGGCCTACGGCGGTGAAAGCGTAACGGCTGGTTCCATTCTGATCCGCCAACGTGGCACCTCCGTTATGCCAGGCGTCAATGTTGGTCGCGGCAAGGATGACACCTTGTTTGCCTTGACCGACGGGATCGTCAAATTTGAGTCGATCCGCCGCGGGCTTCGCAATCGCAAGCGCATCACGGTTGCAGCAGCAGCTCAGTAA
- the rplU gene encoding 50S ribosomal protein L21: MAETSSSSSQTTPETGSYAIVEASGQQFWVQPNRYYDLDRLHAEVDAKITLDKVLLVKDGDAATVGKPYVQGASVELKVMAHRRGQKVIVYKMRPKKKTRRKNGHRQELTRVMVESISVGGKAIS, translated from the coding sequence ATGGCAGAAACCAGCAGCAGCAGCTCACAAACCACTCCAGAAACAGGCTCGTACGCCATCGTCGAGGCCTCTGGACAGCAATTTTGGGTGCAACCCAACCGTTATTACGACCTCGACCGGCTGCATGCCGAAGTCGACGCCAAGATCACCCTCGACAAGGTGCTTCTGGTCAAAGACGGTGACGCAGCCACCGTCGGCAAGCCCTATGTCCAGGGCGCCAGTGTGGAACTCAAAGTGATGGCTCACCGTCGCGGTCAAAAAGTGATCGTTTACAAAATGCGCCCTAAAAAGAAAACACGCCGTAAGAATGGTCATAGACAGGAGCTCACCCGAGTGATGGTCGAATCCATTTCCGTCGGCGGTAAAGCCATCAGCTGA
- a CDS encoding circadian clock protein KaiA has protein sequence MTRPALTIALLLRSPELESACCQWLPGNRYTQVDLGLEDSAVDVVSALERQREAVDAVVIEQSLLQDKTREDLLARGLLFPAVVVGELMGRVDYHPEEVHLPDDQLEQLGYNVDAAISRFLRHGQKDIRPEDGSTESDQVGGQPEGRAWKLSSRLQERLGYLGVFYKRDPSRFLANLPPHEQRELLQSLQRTYRDLLIGYFRDPAAANQALESFVNTAFFGDLPITQTVEIHMNLIDDFWKQLRLEGHKDDFLQDYRLALLDVMAHLCEMYRRSVPGDIPLASAGSKRRQLQDSEVIL, from the coding sequence ATGACCAGGCCGGCCCTCACGATCGCCTTGTTATTGAGGTCGCCTGAGCTCGAATCGGCTTGCTGTCAGTGGTTGCCTGGCAATCGCTACACCCAGGTGGATCTAGGCCTTGAGGACTCAGCGGTGGATGTCGTCTCCGCGTTGGAACGACAACGCGAGGCTGTCGATGCTGTAGTGATTGAGCAATCTCTCCTGCAAGACAAGACACGTGAAGACCTACTAGCTCGTGGTTTGCTCTTTCCTGCCGTTGTGGTGGGCGAATTGATGGGCCGTGTCGATTACCACCCTGAAGAGGTTCATCTGCCAGACGATCAGCTTGAGCAGCTTGGTTACAACGTTGACGCAGCGATCTCACGCTTTCTTCGCCACGGTCAGAAAGATATTCGCCCTGAAGATGGATCCACCGAATCGGATCAGGTTGGTGGGCAGCCTGAGGGACGTGCTTGGAAGTTGTCGAGCCGCTTGCAGGAGAGGCTTGGTTACCTCGGGGTGTTCTACAAGCGAGATCCCTCGCGATTCTTGGCCAATCTTCCTCCCCATGAACAGCGTGAGCTGCTGCAGTCGCTGCAGCGCACCTATCGAGATCTGTTGATTGGTTACTTCCGTGACCCTGCTGCTGCCAACCAGGCGTTAGAGAGTTTTGTAAATACCGCTTTTTTTGGCGACCTGCCCATTACTCAAACCGTTGAGATTCACATGAATCTGATTGACGACTTTTGGAAACAACTCAGACTTGAAGGGCATAAAGACGACTTCCTTCAGGATTACCGCCTTGCACTGTTGGATGTCATGGCTCACCTTTGCGAAATGTACCGACGGTCAGTCCCTGGAGATATTCCCTTGGCTTCTGCTGGATCTAAGCGCCGTCAGCTTCAGGATTCGGAAGTGATCTTATGA
- the kaiB gene encoding circadian clock protein KaiB, which produces MSPRKTYILKLYVAGNTPNSMRALKTLRNILETEFKGVYALKVIDVLKNPQLAEEDKILATPTLSKILPPPVRRIIGDLSDRERVLIGLDLLYDELVDNDLSSSLMDALEVPDIEEADS; this is translated from the coding sequence ATGAGCCCGCGCAAGACTTATATCCTCAAGCTTTATGTAGCTGGGAATACTCCGAATTCGATGCGTGCACTCAAAACGCTTCGGAATATTCTTGAAACGGAATTCAAGGGTGTCTATGCCTTGAAGGTCATTGATGTCTTGAAAAATCCTCAGCTTGCAGAAGAAGACAAAATTCTGGCAACTCCCACGTTGTCCAAAATTCTCCCCCCTCCTGTGCGTCGTATTATTGGCGACCTTTCTGATCGTGAACGAGTGCTGATCGGCCTTGATCTTCTTTACGACGAGCTTGTTGACAACGACCTCAGCTCTTCGCTGATGGATGCGTTGGAAGTTCCGGACATCGAAGAGGCAGATTCTTAA
- the kaiC gene encoding circadian clock protein KaiC, whose translation MQISSSSGSPQMQVQKLPTGIEGFDDVCHGGLPIGRSTLISGTSGTGKTVFSLHFLHNGIAHYDEPGIFVTFEESPLDILRNAASFGWNLQEMVEQDKLFILDASPDPDGQDVAGSFDLSGLIERINYAIRKYKAKRVAIDSITAVFQQYDAVFVVRREIFRLIARLKEIGVTTVMTTERIDEYGPIARYGVEEFVSDNVVILRNVLEGERRRRTVEILKLRGTTHMKGEFPFTMGAHGISIFPLGAMRLTQRSSNVRVSSGVPRLDEMCGGGYFKDSIILATGATGTGKTLLVSKFIEDACSNKERAILFAYEESRAQLMRNGTSWGIDFEQMEQDGLLKIICAYPESTGLEDHLQIIKTEISQFKPTRMAIDSLSALARGVSRNAFRQFVIALTGYAKQEEIAGFFTNTSEEFMGSHSITDSHISTITDTILLLQYVEIRGEMARAINVFKMRGSWHDRGIREFLITGNGPQIQDSFSNFERIISGVPHRVTMDERSELSRIARGVAPE comes from the coding sequence ATGCAGATTTCTAGCTCAAGCGGTTCTCCTCAGATGCAGGTCCAGAAGCTCCCCACTGGAATTGAGGGCTTTGATGATGTGTGTCATGGCGGCTTGCCAATTGGACGCAGCACCCTGATTAGCGGAACGTCCGGAACGGGTAAAACTGTTTTTTCCTTGCACTTTCTCCACAATGGAATTGCTCATTACGATGAGCCCGGAATTTTTGTCACGTTTGAAGAGTCGCCACTCGATATTCTGCGTAACGCTGCAAGTTTCGGTTGGAACCTGCAGGAGATGGTGGAGCAAGATAAGCTCTTTATTCTTGATGCTTCACCGGATCCTGATGGTCAGGATGTGGCGGGCAGTTTCGATCTGTCTGGCCTGATTGAAAGAATTAATTACGCCATCCGAAAGTACAAAGCCAAAAGGGTGGCAATCGATTCGATTACGGCTGTATTTCAACAATATGATGCGGTGTTTGTTGTGCGCCGGGAGATCTTCCGTCTCATCGCACGCTTGAAGGAGATCGGTGTCACAACTGTGATGACCACTGAACGAATCGATGAATACGGGCCAATCGCGCGTTACGGCGTTGAAGAGTTTGTCTCTGACAATGTTGTGATTCTCCGTAATGTGCTTGAGGGCGAGCGCCGAAGAAGGACTGTTGAGATTCTCAAATTGCGAGGCACCACCCATATGAAGGGTGAGTTCCCGTTCACGATGGGGGCCCATGGGATCAGCATCTTCCCTCTTGGTGCGATGAGACTCACGCAGCGCTCATCCAATGTGCGCGTGAGTTCTGGTGTGCCACGGCTCGATGAGATGTGTGGTGGCGGCTACTTCAAGGATTCAATCATTCTCGCGACGGGAGCGACTGGTACAGGGAAGACCTTGCTGGTTTCGAAATTTATTGAGGATGCCTGCAGTAATAAAGAGCGAGCAATTTTGTTTGCCTATGAAGAATCACGTGCTCAATTGATGCGTAATGGCACAAGTTGGGGTATTGATTTTGAGCAGATGGAGCAAGATGGCCTGCTGAAGATTATTTGCGCCTACCCAGAGTCCACTGGCTTAGAAGACCACTTACAGATTATTAAAACTGAGATCAGTCAATTCAAGCCAACGCGAATGGCGATTGACTCATTATCTGCGTTGGCGCGTGGTGTAAGCCGCAATGCCTTTAGGCAGTTTGTGATCGCATTGACTGGATATGCAAAGCAAGAAGAAATTGCTGGCTTCTTTACCAATACATCAGAAGAATTCATGGGGAGTCATTCGATCACTGATTCCCATATCTCAACCATCACTGACACGATTTTATTGCTCCAGTATGTTGAGATACGTGGTGAGATGGCTAGAGCGATCAATGTTTTCAAGATGCGTGGGTCCTGGCATGATCGCGGCATTCGAGAATTCTTGATCACTGGTAACGGACCGCAAATTCAAGATTCTTTCTCCAATTTCGAGAGAATTATCAGCGGCGTTCCTCATCGCGTAACGATGGATGAACGGAGCGAACTATCGCGTATCGCTCGTGGAGTGGCTCCAGAATAG
- a CDS encoding ATP-binding protein: MSSGSAPASANSTASSWAGSASSDTAAEQEGLWSGIRLWWAEFSLQTKLLAIATLVVSLMMTSITFFALNGIQRDAVMNDTRYARDLGLLLAGNVTELVAEGHDRELANVAEQFWRSSRSLRYIFFADPEGVVYLGIPISGNDADTRGNLRLNRRLELPSELRSRPKNPLVRQHLTPEGQVTDVFVPLIHEGRYLGVLALGVNPNDSALASASLTREVTVAVFISIWVLVILGAVFNALTITRPVKELLRGVRSIASGDFQARIGLPVGGELGELLDGFNAMASQLQDYDAANIEELQAAQVKQASLIATMADGAVLLDEKGQIVLANPTARRLFRWEGRNLEGQDFLNAIPDLLANELHEPLDGVLNQGRDSNDLRSSIGEPPRTLRFVLQAVREPSGENLKGIAVTMQDLTREVELNAAQSRFISNVSHELRTPLFNIKSYVETLYEMGDQLSEKDKQEFLGIANDETDRLTRLVNDVLDLSRLEAHPSVQFSELDLRPGLEQTLRSYQLNASDKQVELDLEASIDLPDILGNWDLLLQVLDNLVGNALKFSRSGSRIVIRAYAWPDSCWMGPLPEDSLQAPQCEMISPLPKLRVEVGDTGYGISEDKQQRIFERFYRVENAVHTEVGTGLGLSIVRGILEKHSSVIRMASEPDVGTTFWFDLPLAQSDQDEIKLQAERQSRYEQEEFEVD, encoded by the coding sequence ATGAGTAGCGGTTCGGCACCAGCTTCTGCGAACTCGACTGCGTCCTCATGGGCAGGGTCAGCCTCTTCTGATACGGCCGCAGAGCAGGAGGGCCTTTGGAGTGGCATCCGCCTCTGGTGGGCCGAATTCAGCCTTCAGACCAAACTTCTGGCCATCGCCACGCTGGTGGTGAGCCTGATGATGACCAGCATCACCTTTTTCGCGCTCAACGGCATCCAACGTGATGCAGTGATGAATGACACGCGTTACGCCCGCGATTTAGGGCTGCTTCTAGCGGGCAATGTCACCGAGCTGGTTGCAGAAGGACACGACCGAGAACTGGCCAATGTGGCCGAACAGTTTTGGCGTTCAAGCCGCAGCCTGCGCTACATCTTTTTTGCAGATCCAGAAGGCGTTGTGTACCTCGGCATTCCCATCAGTGGGAATGACGCTGATACCAGGGGAAACCTACGTCTCAATAGACGCCTCGAACTCCCGAGTGAACTGAGATCGAGGCCTAAAAATCCCCTCGTCCGTCAACACCTGACCCCTGAGGGTCAGGTCACTGATGTTTTTGTGCCCTTGATTCATGAGGGTCGCTATCTCGGCGTTCTCGCCCTCGGGGTGAATCCGAATGACTCGGCTCTTGCTAGTGCCTCCTTGACCCGAGAGGTCACCGTGGCCGTCTTTATTTCAATTTGGGTCCTGGTGATTCTTGGGGCTGTTTTCAACGCGCTGACCATCACCCGCCCCGTCAAGGAACTGCTACGCGGCGTTCGCTCGATTGCTTCTGGAGATTTCCAGGCCCGTATTGGCCTCCCTGTTGGCGGCGAACTTGGCGAGTTGTTGGATGGATTTAATGCGATGGCCTCGCAGCTTCAGGACTACGACGCAGCCAACATCGAAGAGTTGCAGGCTGCCCAGGTCAAGCAGGCCTCGCTGATCGCAACGATGGCGGATGGTGCGGTGTTGCTGGATGAGAAAGGTCAAATTGTGTTGGCCAATCCAACGGCTCGACGCTTATTTCGCTGGGAGGGACGCAATCTCGAAGGACAGGATTTTCTCAATGCAATCCCAGACTTGCTAGCCAACGAGCTCCATGAGCCTCTTGATGGAGTCCTGAACCAAGGCCGTGACAGCAATGATCTTCGAAGCAGCATCGGGGAGCCGCCTCGCACCCTGCGCTTCGTGCTTCAAGCCGTACGCGAACCCAGCGGCGAAAACCTAAAGGGAATCGCCGTAACCATGCAGGACCTCACCCGCGAAGTGGAGCTGAACGCGGCCCAGAGCCGCTTCATCAGCAACGTGTCCCATGAACTGCGCACTCCGCTGTTCAACATCAAGAGCTACGTCGAAACCCTGTACGAAATGGGGGATCAACTCAGCGAGAAAGATAAGCAAGAGTTTCTGGGCATTGCCAATGACGAAACAGATCGACTCACTCGACTCGTCAACGATGTACTGGATCTTTCAAGGCTCGAAGCCCATCCCAGCGTTCAGTTTTCTGAACTCGATCTGAGGCCTGGCCTAGAACAAACCCTGCGCAGCTACCAACTGAACGCATCAGACAAACAAGTGGAACTTGACCTGGAGGCATCAATCGATCTGCCAGACATTCTTGGCAATTGGGACCTGCTCCTCCAGGTGCTGGATAATCTCGTTGGAAATGCTCTCAAGTTCAGCCGGAGTGGCAGCCGCATCGTGATACGCGCCTACGCCTGGCCCGACAGCTGCTGGATGGGACCTCTTCCAGAAGATTCACTTCAAGCACCACAATGCGAAATGATTTCACCTCTTCCAAAATTACGAGTGGAAGTGGGTGACACAGGTTATGGAATCAGCGAAGACAAACAACAACGAATCTTTGAACGGTTTTATCGCGTAGAGAATGCAGTTCATACGGAAGTGGGGACGGGCTTAGGACTCTCCATCGTGAGGGGAATTTTAGAGAAACACAGCAGTGTGATTCGTATGGCAAGCGAACCGGATGTAGGAACAACATTCTGGTTTGACTTACCTCTAGCCCAATCCGACCAAGACGAAATCAAATTGCAAGCTGAGCGACAAAGTCGCTATGAGCAAGAAGAATTTGAGGTTGACTGA